The region CACTACAAGTACTGGTCAAATCCACTTGAAACCAAGTAAGTTCACATTACCTATCATAACCATTTTGAAATCAATTGAAGCACAAAACCTTATAAATGTCTGTTACAGGTTACCTCATGCTCCTGATATGGAGATTTACTCTCTCTATGGAGTTGGAATCCCTACAGAAAGATCATACGTGTATAAAATGTCTCCTTCAAGCAAGTGCAAGAGCATTCCATTTCGAATAGATAGCTCGGCCGATGGCCAAGCAGACAGCTGCCTAAAGAATGGAGTATACTTTGTGGATGGCGATGAGAGTGTTCCGGTTTTGAGTGCAGGCTTCATGTGTGCCAAAGGGTGGCGAGGAAAGACTAGATTCAACCCGTCCGGCATAGCTACTTACATAAGAGAGTACCGACACAAAGCGCCATCGAGCCTGCTGCAGGGCAGGGGTTTGGAGAGTGGTGCACATGTTGACATCATGGGAAATGTTGCTTTGATTGAAGATGTTTTGAGGGTGGCTGCTGGAGCCAGTGGCAAAGATATTGGAGGCGACCGCATACATTCGGATATCATGAAAATGTCTCAGAGAATAAATCTTCAGCTGTGATTATTATGAATGATAATCATCActagaagatgatgatgaagtttGAGGAGGGAGTGAAAGAAGTTCCAATGGACTTTGAGGCTGCTAATAATGAGGCTGCTGCTATGCTGCTCAGAAGAGAAAAAACAAGTGTTCAAAGTGATCAGAGTATGAGAATAGAAAGGCATAAGTATTTCACTCTAGCTAGCAATTCAgttggttttttttatttgtaattttctataTATGAACAAATTACCAATGTGCTGTTAGATTGGCTCAAGCTAACAAAGGATTTTATAACTGCTTGTGCATTTTAAGATTctgcttttattttattatttccccctaaaaatttgtatataaaagaaaaaaaaagataaaaagtagTATCAATTAATTATTGATACTATATTGTACAAGTGATTTGAGAATTAATGCTTATGATATAGTTCAGCATAAATGGTGAGActgatatatatatactagatagtCTGCTCATGCTCAATTTTGACATGTGGGCTTTGAATTGGGCTGTCTTATTGGCTGATCATGAATTAGCAGGCCCATTTGGGCCACACTATAATGATATTAAAAACTATTGACAAAAATAAATTGCTCATTGAATATGGAGGAGATACTATCTTTCTAATGGGGATCGATGAACgaacttttaatttttttgggaaattAACATAAAGAATATTTAATGTGATAATTGTGGATTAATTTAGTAATAgaataaatcttaaaaaaataatgataataagGGAGAATCCtctaaattataattagttactTTATTTTGGGTTTCAAACAATTTCCAAAAGGGTTTATATttgtttggactctgtattttttttccattacctgttttagaccctgtgttttgataaattattttttagaccctatattttgtaaaatggttaaaatagaaccctaaactcgattttggtcaatgttttttcaactaaaatcacaaataatttaccaaactaacaattcagaacaaaaataaaaccattatgcttaaaaactgtattgttatattcaatttttttctttatcaaaattgagtttagggttctattttaacaattttacgaAATATaggatctaaaaaataatttgtcaaaacacagagttcAAACAGATAATAGAAAaaaacacaaagtctaaaaaggtataaacccaaaATAATTGTTTGGCAACTTACTTTCTTATGAATTGACAAATAACTTGTGATTAAATGAAAAATGGAAATAATATCTAACATTTTATAATCCAACATGCCATATGGATCACCTACTGCAATGAAAAAAAttgagactttttttttttttggctgaaGATGTAAAACTTGAGACTCGTTACATTACACCTTTTAAATCACATGATAACACTCAACTACTCTTTAATATTAAATTCAAACAAATAGCATGTTAAGAAAAGTTTATAATAGTTAATCCTAATTTTGTATTTTATCAAGTGAATCAACAATTTGCAATGATTAATAAAAAGTCACCATCATTAATAATGAAAACTTAACCCACTTAAAAACACAGTACATCGatcaattattatttttacaaCAAATTGTGAGTGGATGAAAAAccattgataataataataatactaattttttttattataaataagtTTTAGTAGTATTAGTAAGTTAAATATTTAGCAGCTTTTAttggtattttttttaaacattacttatatatataattagataCATTTCAATTCACTACTAATTATATTATGTTGACACTCCAAGTCAAGCACCGCCCACCTGTAGAGAGACTTTAAGAGACTACTTATTTGATATTTGCACTTCTATGCTAATTGCACATAGTTGACTCGATTTTTCGTCaactattatcaaaataattaaggAGTTTTATGTCCGTAAAACAAATGGGATATTACCATAACTATTGCGAATGACTggtaaataagtaaataaagacaATAATTATAGTGGTTTGACTTTAATGAGACCTACGTTCACTACAATTGATTTTATGTTGAAGAACACACAAGAACAGTTACACAGAGAGCTCGATGCTTTTTCCGATCTTGAGATTACAGAGATTACTCAAAAAATGCTTATGCTCTCTCTCAAATGGCTAAAATTCGAACCCTTGTCCAGAGTTGGATCGTCCCCTTTTATAGCTAGGGGATAGCTACTCCCTCAAGCTGTTGTGAGATTTtcaatgtgcaagtatacacaattgtAGACAAgtaataatatagttaataaaTATAGTATCGTCCCACATAGATTGtttattaattaccaataattaacttcCTAATTTTATTTAGCCACTAAAACTTGGATTCAAGAATATCAAGAACAAAAGAAAGAATTAACAAAAAA is a window of Humulus lupulus unplaced genomic scaffold, drHumLupu1.1 SCAFFOLD_77, whole genome shotgun sequence DNA encoding:
- the LOC133811962 gene encoding putative phospholipid:diacylglycerol acyltransferase 2, whose protein sequence is MQRAEAHFSHGIADNLDDPKYTHYKYWSNPLETKLPHAPDMEIYSLYGVGIPTERSYVYKMSPSSKCKSIPFRIDSSADGQADSCLKNGVYFVDGDESVPVLSAGFMCAKGWRGKTRFNPSGIATYIREYRHKAPSSLLQGRGLESGAHVDIMGNVALIEDVLRVAAGASGKDIGGDRIHSDIMKMSQRINLQL